One genomic window of Glycine soja cultivar W05 chromosome 9, ASM419377v2, whole genome shotgun sequence includes the following:
- the LOC114425546 gene encoding exopolygalacturonase clone GBGE184-like codes for MHAWRAACKSNVQARLLIPKGRFVVSTMFFAGPCLTPGPITIQVVGTVAATTDISEYANGEWLMFEELDGIKLIGGGTFDGMGKGSWATAENCEADESNNCVRNPSSIYFHNVRNGIIQNIKSVDPKGFHLFVTSCANIRLRLLKLTAPATSPNTDGIHISNSIDVKLSKNIIETGDDCVSMIQGVNNVTINKLKCGPGHGISIGSLGKYPEEQEVKDIRVKNCTMVGTTNGLRIKTWPDKYPGAASDITFGDIVMDKVKNPIIIDQEYECEPANCKKKPSLVNIKDVVFSNIRGTTISPIAVDLRCSKQFPCQDIKLQNIDLNLGPKPSGSRCANIKPIYTGVQRPAACL; via the exons ATGCATGCATGGAGAGCAGCATGCAAGTCCAATGTGCAAGCCAGGCTTCTGATCCCTAAGGGAAGATTCGTCGTTTCCACGATGTTTTTCGCAGGACCGTGTTTGACTCCAGGGCCTATTACAATCCAAGTTGTAGGCACTGTTGCGGCTACAACAGACATCAGTGAGTATGCGAATGGTGAATGGCTCATGTTTGAGGAACTGGATGGTATAAAGCTTATCGGTGGTGGTACTTTTGATGGCATGGGTAAGGGATCATGGGCAACTGCTGAGAACTGTGAAGCAGATGAATCCAACAATTGCGTCAGAAACCCTAGT AGTATTTATTTCCACAATGTGAGGAATGGAATTATACAGAACATCAAATCCGTAGACCCCAAAGGCTTTCATCTTTTTGTCACTAGCTGTGCTAACATCAGACTCCGATTACTTAAGCTCACTGCACCAGCTACCAGCCCCAACACCGATGGAATTCATATTAGCAACTCCATCGATGTAAAATTATCCAAAAATATCATTGAAACTGGAGATGATTGTGTTTCCATGATACAAGGAGTCAACAATGTTACTATCAACAAACTGAAATGTGGCCCTGGACACGGTATCAG TATTGGAAGTCTTGGAAAGTATCCGGAAGAGCAAGAAGTGAAAGACATTCGTGTCAAGAACTGCACGATGGTTGGCACAACGAATGGCCTCAGAATCAAGACATGGCCTGATAAGTATCCAGGTGCTGCATCAGATATCACCTTCGGTGACATTGTCATGGACAAGGTTAAAAATCCTATCATCATTGACCAAGAGTATGAATGCGAACCGGCAAACTGCAAAAAGAAG CCTTCACTTGTAAATATAAAAGATGTTGTTTTTTCAAACATAAGGGGAACCACAATTTCACCAATTGCAGTGGATTTAAGGTGTAGCAAGCAGTTCCCATGCCAAGATATTAAACTTCAGAACATAGACCTGAACCTTGGACCCAAGCCTTCCGGTTCTAGATGTGCCAATATAAAACCAATCTATACGGGTGTTCAAAGGCCAGCAGCTTGCCTATAA